One window from the genome of Oceanicoccus sp. KOV_DT_Chl encodes:
- the pgsA gene encoding CDP-diacylglycerol--glycerol-3-phosphate 3-phosphatidyltransferase — protein MNIPNLLTLLRIVLIPVLVLVFYLEYQWSFIACSVIFALAGITDWLDGYLARKLDQSTPFGAFLDPVADKLMVAIALVLLVERYQVWWFTLPAMVIIGREIVISALREWMAELGKRTNVSVSYIGKVKTVFQMLSITVLLAAVPPDTTGFLLELGVVLMYLAALLTLWSMFVYLRAAWPEFGLGKS, from the coding sequence ATGAATATCCCAAATCTCCTTACGCTATTACGTATCGTGCTGATTCCTGTGCTGGTATTGGTGTTTTATTTAGAATATCAGTGGAGTTTTATCGCTTGTTCTGTGATTTTTGCACTGGCCGGTATTACCGATTGGCTGGATGGTTACCTCGCCAGAAAGCTGGATCAGAGCACGCCCTTTGGTGCTTTTCTGGACCCGGTGGCTGATAAATTAATGGTGGCCATTGCCCTGGTGCTGTTGGTTGAACGCTATCAAGTGTGGTGGTTTACCTTGCCGGCCATGGTCATTATCGGTCGTGAAATTGTTATTTCCGCCCTGCGGGAATGGATGGCCGAGCTGGGTAAGCGCACCAATGTCTCTGTGTCCTACATTGGTAAAGTAAAAACAGTATTTCAAATGCTCTCGATTACGGTTTTGCTAGCAGCAGTGCCGCCTGATACCACCGGTTTTTTATTGGAATTAGGTGTGGTGCTGATGTACCTTGCGGCGCTGCTCACACTGTGGTCTATGTTCGTGTATTTACGTGCAGCCTGGCCTGAGTTTGGGCTCGGTAAGTCGTAA
- a CDS encoding helix-hairpin-helix domain-containing protein, translating to MPSDSSALHLIQHIRDESHRFAITGHKQRRDKKRRESPLEGIPGVGPKRRRELLRHFGGWQGVSAASVEDLTKLPGISEKLALDIVAALQNG from the coding sequence ATGCCCTCTGATTCATCGGCCTTACATCTGATTCAGCATATTCGTGACGAATCCCATCGGTTTGCCATCACCGGTCATAAGCAGCGGCGGGATAAAAAGCGCCGTGAGTCACCGCTTGAGGGTATACCCGGCGTTGGACCTAAGCGTCGACGTGAATTGTTACGTCATTTTGGCGGATGGCAGGGTGTCAGTGCCGCAAGTGTTGAAGATTTAACCAAATTACCCGGAATTAGTGAAAAATTAGCATTGGATATAGTGGCGGCGCTCCAGAATGGTTAG
- a CDS encoding ComEC/Rec2 family competence protein, which yields MLSWMMAVSVGIAAVSLLPELPPQWYLLLALLVSVLLTCWLKHWRWLLLVLLGINWGGYYGHQLLAQQLPIELEQQPIWLQGRISGLPTSGMSRGQSFQQFDLNVTDHRCISPAGDCAHRLKRVRLKWYGAPQPLKPGQHWRLLVTLKRPYGTSNPGGFDYQSWLIQQGIGATGYVRPSHQIRLLADDQWGVDRWRWRVANYMDSLPNLPHSHLLKALLIGDKRDIGSGQWQLFAATGTTHLMVISGLHVGMVTGLVFLISRCLLVISLPNCRAHVGAAWLAISVALLYALAAGFTLPTQRALLMIAVVLLCVIRQRHISPLAGLALALLLCLLLDPLAVITVSFWLSFVAVGAILYASTGRRQSKTQSRQWMLAQYAVFIGLIPVLAMCFGQITLLSPVANSLLLPVFSILIVPLDLVAAVLAFFSESAAQWLWQQLDRVLAISLQGLSYLHEVAGVGVLTISAKPLMVKCMALVGAMVLLLPKGLPLKWLGLLLLIPLFAYQSPLMARVI from the coding sequence ATGTTGTCATGGATGATGGCAGTGTCGGTTGGCATTGCTGCAGTCTCGTTGTTGCCCGAATTACCCCCGCAATGGTATCTGTTATTGGCGCTACTGGTTAGCGTCTTGTTAACCTGTTGGCTTAAGCACTGGCGGTGGCTATTGCTGGTCTTGTTAGGAATCAATTGGGGTGGGTATTACGGTCATCAACTGTTGGCTCAACAGCTGCCTATAGAATTAGAACAACAGCCCATTTGGTTGCAAGGGCGGATCAGTGGCTTACCAACGTCTGGCATGAGTCGAGGTCAGTCATTCCAGCAATTTGATTTGAATGTTACTGACCATCGCTGTATTAGCCCTGCAGGTGATTGCGCTCACCGCCTAAAGCGCGTGCGGTTGAAATGGTATGGTGCGCCGCAGCCACTCAAACCTGGTCAGCATTGGCGTTTGTTAGTAACACTTAAGCGGCCTTATGGCACCAGTAATCCCGGCGGTTTTGATTATCAAAGTTGGTTAATCCAGCAGGGGATTGGCGCCACCGGTTATGTGCGGCCATCGCATCAGATTCGGCTGCTTGCAGATGATCAATGGGGTGTTGATCGATGGCGTTGGCGGGTCGCCAATTATATGGATAGCTTACCCAATTTGCCCCATAGCCACTTGTTGAAGGCGCTGTTGATCGGCGATAAGCGCGATATCGGCTCTGGTCAGTGGCAATTATTCGCGGCAACAGGGACGACGCATTTGATGGTGATCTCCGGCCTGCATGTGGGCATGGTGACTGGTCTGGTATTTTTAATAAGCCGTTGCTTGCTGGTGATCTCTCTGCCAAATTGTCGTGCCCATGTTGGCGCCGCCTGGCTCGCTATATCGGTAGCGTTACTTTATGCACTCGCTGCGGGTTTTACCTTACCCACTCAGCGCGCATTATTGATGATTGCGGTGGTATTGTTGTGTGTGATTCGCCAGCGGCATATTTCACCACTGGCCGGCTTGGCATTGGCGTTATTGCTCTGTTTATTATTAGACCCCTTAGCAGTCATCACTGTGTCGTTTTGGCTGTCCTTTGTTGCAGTGGGTGCCATCTTGTATGCCAGTACCGGAAGACGGCAGAGTAAGACCCAAAGTCGCCAATGGATGCTTGCCCAGTACGCCGTTTTCATTGGCTTAATACCGGTGTTGGCAATGTGCTTTGGTCAAATAACGTTGCTATCACCAGTTGCAAATAGTCTGTTGTTGCCGGTGTTCAGCATTTTAATCGTGCCCTTGGATTTAGTGGCAGCTGTGCTCGCCTTTTTTAGTGAAAGTGCTGCGCAGTGGTTGTGGCAACAATTGGATCGGGTTTTAGCTATCAGTTTGCAGGGTTTATCCTATTTGCATGAGGTTGCTGGTGTTGGTGTGCTGACGATTAGCGCTAAACCATTGATGGTGAAATGTATGGCGCTAGTAGGGGCAATGGTGCTGTTGCTGCCTAAAGGCCTGCCGTTAAAATGGTTAGGTTTGTTATTACTCATACCGTTGTTTGCTTATCAGTCACCGCTCATGGCGCGGGTGATCTAG
- the uvrC gene encoding excinuclease ABC subunit UvrC, translating to MTKKITDKTVPAETVNNDKVDKKLLFDHKTFLASVTQKPGIYQMYDAEGKILYTGKAKNLKNRLASYFRKQGLAIKTAALVTKIAAIEVTVTNTEAEALLLEHNLIKQQRPPYNILLRDDKSYPHIYLSTQHEFPQLSIHRGAKKSKGRYFGPYPSAGAVKESLNFLQKVFKVRQCDDSFYSNRSRPCLQHQINRCTAPCVNKISVEEYQQSVRHTVMFLEGKNQTLIKELADQMERASAELAFEEAAECRDKIQYLQQVQASQYIEGEQGDIDIAACEFTAGAVCIQLLFVRGGRVLGSKSYFPKVYLDEDEAQILEAFLAQYYLSGNARATAENSLPREVVLSHAIDSAPLVEALTGWLVVKSVSVAVCVVIVPSG from the coding sequence ATGACTAAAAAAATTACAGACAAAACCGTGCCGGCAGAGACCGTCAACAATGATAAGGTTGACAAAAAACTTCTGTTTGATCACAAAACCTTTTTAGCTTCCGTCACCCAGAAACCCGGCATCTACCAGATGTATGACGCCGAAGGCAAAATTCTTTATACCGGCAAAGCTAAAAATCTTAAGAATCGTCTGGCAAGTTATTTTCGCAAACAGGGCTTGGCGATTAAAACGGCGGCGTTAGTAACAAAAATTGCCGCCATCGAAGTGACCGTAACCAACACTGAAGCTGAAGCTTTGCTGTTAGAACACAACCTGATTAAGCAGCAGCGCCCGCCCTATAATATTTTGCTCCGCGACGATAAATCCTACCCGCATATTTATTTATCTACTCAACATGAATTTCCACAGCTGTCTATTCATCGCGGTGCTAAAAAATCGAAAGGTCGTTATTTTGGACCTTATCCAAGCGCCGGTGCAGTTAAGGAAAGTTTGAATTTTTTACAAAAAGTTTTCAAGGTTCGCCAGTGCGACGACAGTTTTTATAGCAATCGCTCACGCCCATGTTTGCAGCATCAAATTAATCGTTGTACCGCGCCCTGCGTCAATAAAATATCTGTAGAAGAATACCAGCAGTCGGTACGACATACAGTCATGTTTTTAGAAGGCAAAAATCAAACATTGATTAAAGAACTCGCTGATCAAATGGAACGCGCATCGGCAGAGCTGGCCTTTGAAGAAGCGGCAGAGTGCCGTGATAAAATCCAATACCTTCAGCAAGTACAAGCCAGTCAATATATCGAAGGTGAGCAGGGCGATATCGATATTGCCGCCTGTGAATTTACTGCTGGCGCCGTTTGTATTCAATTGTTGTTTGTTCGTGGTGGTCGGGTGCTGGGGAGTAAAAGCTATTTTCCGAAAGTGTATTTGGATGAAGACGAGGCGCAAATACTGGAAGCATTTTTAGCCCAGTATTATTTATCCGGCAATGCCCGCGCGACCGCTGAAAATAGTTTGCCGAGGGAAGTGGTACTGAGTCACGCTATCGATAGCGCACCCTTGGTGGAGGCATTAACCGGGTGGCTGGTCGTAAAGTCAGTGTCAGTAGCAGTGTGCGTAGTAATCGTGCCAAGTGGTTAA
- the murB gene encoding UDP-N-acetylmuramate dehydrogenase, translating to MKALQQQVSLQPYNTLAIAVNARYFVELDKAEALPEYLAFAEQQQLPVLVLGGGSNIVLRQDFPGLVIKISLHGIAAEALDDSIIVTAAAGENWHDLVMWCLERGYNGLENLALIPGSVGAAPIQNIGAYGVEFTQVFAHLHGWDIQQQCWRTLSKAECQFAYRDSIFKHALKNQFIVTSVALRLHTEPRVTTSYAALRQYLQQQSLTAPTARQIAAAVIAIRQSKLPDPVVLPNAGSFFKNPIVSQQQAQQLVDQLPALVHYPQDDGSVKLAAGWLLEHAGWKGKQCGLVAMHQQQALVLINVGDGKTMASGAQVLAFAKQVQADIQQRFGVILEIEPAIIGDQPSMAMVSS from the coding sequence ATGAAAGCGTTGCAACAGCAGGTGTCGCTGCAGCCTTATAACACATTGGCCATTGCAGTGAATGCGCGATACTTTGTCGAGCTTGATAAAGCTGAAGCGCTGCCTGAGTATTTAGCCTTTGCTGAGCAACAGCAACTACCAGTACTGGTGTTGGGTGGTGGCAGCAATATCGTTTTACGGCAGGATTTTCCCGGCCTGGTGATTAAGATAAGTCTTCATGGTATTGCTGCCGAAGCATTGGATGATTCAATCATTGTGACCGCTGCTGCCGGTGAAAACTGGCACGATTTGGTGATGTGGTGTTTAGAGCGAGGTTATAACGGCCTGGAAAATCTTGCGTTAATTCCAGGTTCAGTCGGGGCCGCGCCGATTCAAAATATAGGCGCTTACGGCGTTGAGTTTACGCAGGTGTTTGCGCACTTACACGGCTGGGATATCCAGCAACAATGTTGGCGCACTTTATCTAAAGCCGAATGCCAGTTTGCCTACCGTGACAGCATTTTTAAACATGCATTAAAAAACCAGTTTATAGTGACTTCGGTTGCGTTGCGCTTACATACAGAGCCCAGGGTAACTACCAGTTATGCTGCGTTACGCCAGTACTTGCAGCAGCAGTCGTTAACAGCACCCACTGCTAGACAGATCGCTGCAGCGGTTATCGCTATTCGCCAAAGTAAATTACCCGACCCTGTGGTATTACCCAATGCGGGCAGTTTTTTTAAAAACCCCATTGTGAGTCAGCAGCAGGCTCAGCAATTAGTAGATCAGCTGCCAGCGTTGGTACATTATCCACAAGATGATGGCAGTGTTAAACTTGCGGCGGGGTGGTTGTTAGAGCATGCGGGGTGGAAAGGAAAACAGTGTGGCCTGGTGGCAATGCATCAACAACAGGCACTGGTATTAATTAATGTGGGTGATGGTAAAACGATGGCTAGTGGTGCGCAGGTATTGGCGTTTGCTAAGCAGGTTCAGGCCGATATTCAACAACGTTTTGGTGTGATACTGGAAATAGAGCCGGCGATAATTGGTGATCAGCCCTCCATGGCAATGGTGAGTAGCTAA
- a CDS encoding ComEC/Rec2 family competence protein has protein sequence MVRFVITHTVVCLSVTAHGAGDLELTVLDVGQGLAIVVISREHVLVYDVGAKFSDDFSMVTAVVQPFLLQRGVETINTLVISHNDNDHAGNWLSLRDQFTVDQVMMGDPLPYQQYGVLPCLAGQQWQWDGIDYAVLHPQTDTTYARSNNRSCVLKISSQQIGFLLAGDIEQSVETLMVHNLGPQLASNVLIAPHHGSHSSSSWPWVKSVAAEYVVFSSGYRNQFSHPRPDIQQRYQQVDSNTLISHQTGALTFTVRQGKLLIPSAYRQQRRRYWLAPVDSD, from the coding sequence ATGGTTAGGTTTGTTATTACTCATACCGTTGTTTGCTTATCAGTCACCGCTCATGGCGCGGGTGATCTAGAGCTGACCGTGTTGGACGTTGGCCAGGGGCTGGCCATTGTAGTGATCAGTCGCGAGCATGTGTTGGTTTATGATGTGGGTGCCAAATTCAGTGACGATTTCTCGATGGTGACAGCGGTCGTTCAACCTTTTTTACTGCAGCGTGGCGTGGAGACGATCAATACTTTAGTCATCAGTCACAACGATAATGATCATGCCGGTAACTGGCTGTCCTTGCGGGATCAGTTCACGGTTGATCAGGTGATGATGGGTGATCCTTTGCCCTATCAGCAATACGGTGTTTTGCCTTGTCTGGCAGGTCAGCAATGGCAGTGGGATGGTATCGATTATGCGGTGTTACATCCTCAAACTGATACGACTTATGCTCGCAGTAACAACCGCTCTTGCGTGTTAAAGATTAGCAGTCAGCAAATCGGCTTTTTATTAGCCGGAGATATCGAGCAGTCCGTAGAGACGCTCATGGTACATAATCTCGGTCCCCAATTAGCCAGTAACGTACTGATTGCACCCCATCACGGCAGTCATAGTTCCTCGTCATGGCCTTGGGTAAAGTCAGTGGCTGCTGAGTATGTGGTTTTTAGCAGTGGCTATCGCAATCAGTTTTCGCACCCGCGGCCAGATATCCAACAACGCTACCAGCAAGTGGACAGCAACACGTTGATTAGTCATCAGACTGGCGCACTCACATTTACTGTTAGGCAGGGGAAATTACTGATACCGAGTGCTTATCGGCAGCAGCGACGACGTTATTGGTTGGCACCAGTTGATAGTGATTAA
- the lpxK gene encoding tetraacyldisaccharide 4'-kinase codes for MAVTADTSEFTLSADVRCAASFISARFVGFLPSTGTLIVVGNITVGGTGKTPMVIALVEALQQAGFSPGVISRGYGSQAPHYPYTVTAESPVQHSGDEALLIALRAKVPVVIDGNRQQAVTALLAAHSCDVIISDDGLQHYALQRDYEIVVVDGSAGFC; via the coding sequence ATGGCTGTTACTGCTGACACCTCTGAGTTTACTTTATCAGCTGATGTCCGGTGTGCGGCGTCATTTATATCAGCGCGGTTTGTTGGCTTCCTTCCGTCCACCGGTACCTTGATTGTGGTCGGCAATATAACGGTAGGGGGGACGGGTAAAACACCGATGGTTATCGCATTAGTTGAAGCGCTTCAACAGGCAGGCTTTAGTCCGGGTGTTATTAGTCGCGGCTATGGTAGTCAAGCACCTCATTATCCTTATACCGTCACTGCTGAGAGCCCGGTGCAACACAGTGGTGATGAAGCGTTGTTAATTGCCTTGCGTGCTAAGGTGCCAGTCGTGATTGATGGCAACCGGCAGCAAGCGGTCACCGCTTTATTAGCTGCGCATAGTTGCGATGTGATTATCAGCGATGATGGACTGCAGCATTATGCCTTGCAGCGTGATTATGAAATTGTAGTGGTAGATGGGAGTGCGGGGTTTTGCTAA
- a CDS encoding biopolymer transporter ExbD: MQFRRQKGEEVTVNLTPLIDVVFLLLIFFMVSTTFTKETHLSLDLPEATGEESTDQPQQIEIIIDANGQYVVNGNSLVSSKKDIIAAALKEVAAGDFSLPLTITADAKTPHQAVITAMDVAGQLGFSHLSLTTKKPAGE; encoded by the coding sequence GTGCAATTTCGACGACAAAAAGGTGAAGAAGTCACCGTCAACTTAACGCCACTGATCGATGTGGTGTTTTTGTTGTTGATCTTTTTCATGGTCTCTACCACGTTTACTAAAGAGACCCATCTGAGCCTGGATCTACCTGAAGCCACCGGCGAAGAGTCCACTGATCAGCCACAACAGATTGAAATTATTATTGATGCCAATGGCCAGTATGTGGTGAATGGCAATAGTTTGGTGTCCAGTAAAAAAGATATTATCGCCGCCGCATTGAAAGAAGTGGCTGCTGGCGATTTCAGTTTACCTTTAACCATTACTGCTGATGCGAAAACGCCTCATCAAGCGGTTATTACCGCGATGGATGTAGCGGGGCAGTTGGGTTTTTCTCATCTCAGTTTGACCACTAAAAAGCCTGCAGGCGAGTAG
- a CDS encoding YggL family protein: MSNEIIRNKRLRKKLYLEEYAIMGFEFSCKIILDTEADYDQFFDSFADKVEELNLVVSVDGDDNEFEGFVTSAYRYGSATETDRKAIEEILKSYKNITDVNTGELVDVFYGA; encoded by the coding sequence ATGAGCAATGAAATTATTAGAAATAAGCGCCTTCGTAAAAAACTTTATCTGGAAGAATATGCGATTATGGGCTTTGAATTTTCATGCAAAATAATTTTAGACACTGAAGCTGACTATGATCAGTTTTTTGATAGCTTTGCGGATAAAGTGGAAGAGTTAAATCTAGTAGTGAGTGTTGATGGCGATGATAATGAATTTGAAGGTTTTGTTACCTCTGCCTATCGCTATGGTTCAGCGACCGAGACAGATCGAAAAGCTATTGAAGAAATACTGAAATCTTATAAAAATATAACGGATGTCAATACCGGCGAATTAGTCGATGTCTTTTATGGTGCTTAG
- the kdsB gene encoding 3-deoxy-manno-octulosonate cytidylyltransferase, which translates to MSFSVIIPSRYASSRLPAKPLADIAGKPMVQRVYEQACKSAAERVIIATDDQRIAEVALAFGAEVCMTSLTHESGTDRLQEVVTQLGFSSDHIVVNVQGDEPLIPPAVINQVAADLAADAQAAISTLVEPITDIDTVFNPNAVKVTMDCHGRALYFSRAPIPWYRDGFNGDNEQLPDGVNYYRHIGIYAYRVGLLHQFVEWPVSPLERTEKLEQLRALENGAIIVAKPACQSIPAGVDTEQDLQAVRALFS; encoded by the coding sequence ATGAGCTTTAGTGTCATTATTCCATCCCGCTATGCCTCCAGTCGCTTACCGGCAAAACCGTTGGCAGATATTGCTGGCAAACCTATGGTGCAACGCGTCTATGAGCAAGCCTGTAAAAGTGCCGCCGAACGGGTGATCATTGCCACTGATGATCAACGTATTGCTGAGGTTGCTCTGGCTTTTGGTGCAGAGGTGTGTATGACATCGCTTACTCATGAATCCGGTACTGATCGCCTGCAGGAAGTGGTCACTCAATTAGGTTTCTCGAGTGATCATATTGTGGTGAATGTACAAGGTGATGAACCACTGATTCCCCCTGCGGTCATCAATCAAGTGGCTGCCGATTTGGCCGCTGATGCGCAAGCGGCGATTTCGACTTTGGTAGAACCTATTACTGATATTGATACGGTATTTAACCCCAATGCAGTGAAAGTCACTATGGATTGTCATGGTCGCGCTTTGTATTTTTCCCGCGCGCCTATACCTTGGTACCGCGATGGATTTAATGGCGACAACGAACAACTTCCTGACGGCGTAAACTATTATCGCCACATTGGTATTTACGCTTACCGGGTCGGGTTATTGCATCAGTTCGTGGAGTGGCCAGTCAGCCCGTTGGAGCGAACAGAAAAGCTGGAGCAGCTACGTGCGTTGGAAAATGGCGCCATCATCGTTGCCAAACCCGCCTGCCAATCGATTCCTGCCGGGGTAGATACCGAACAGGACTTGCAAGCGGTGCGCGCACTTTTTTCTTAG
- a CDS encoding YibL family ribosome-associated protein, producing the protein MNIKQELQKSNNKLDKFRVKLAAAEQRQDQLNITKFTDDITAVSKHIASLKGRLEKEVGSKSAAVKNLAFNRVLTKAEQADMGKLKKSVRGLVVVHPMTALGREMGVSAVTGFAPKKF; encoded by the coding sequence ATGAATATCAAACAAGAATTGCAGAAAAGTAATAATAAACTCGACAAGTTTCGGGTGAAGCTGGCAGCGGCTGAACAGCGTCAGGATCAACTTAATATCACCAAGTTCACCGATGATATAACTGCCGTTAGCAAGCATATTGCCAGTTTAAAGGGGCGACTGGAGAAGGAAGTCGGGAGTAAAAGTGCTGCGGTAAAAAATCTGGCATTTAACCGTGTGCTGACCAAGGCAGAACAGGCGGACATGGGGAAATTAAAAAAATCAGTGCGTGGCCTAGTCGTTGTGCACCCAATGACGGCATTGGGGCGTGAGATGGGTGTCAGTGCGGTAACTGGTTTTGCCCCCAAGAAATTCTAG
- a CDS encoding tetraacyldisaccharide 4'-kinase, whose product MRGFANQLLLPAGPLRESLARLTTVNHVVCNGRPVPLPAAVSSSVMRLIPASLHALNGDTTIAANEWSGNKQVHAIAGIGNPQRFFTSLKQLDFDPTEHCFADHHPFVETDLQFDDDLAIIMTEKDAVKIRCLPRTSNSWYLPVSANIEGELLTDVVATLKRLAAVNKEPE is encoded by the coding sequence GTGCGGGGTTTTGCTAATCAGTTGTTATTACCGGCCGGCCCGCTACGGGAGTCACTGGCGCGATTAACCACTGTCAATCATGTGGTTTGTAATGGGCGCCCAGTTCCCTTACCTGCTGCAGTCAGCTCTAGCGTTATGCGATTAATCCCTGCGAGCCTTCACGCATTAAATGGCGACACAACCATTGCTGCCAATGAATGGTCGGGCAATAAACAGGTACATGCCATTGCCGGCATTGGTAACCCCCAACGTTTTTTTACCAGCTTAAAACAATTAGACTTTGATCCAACAGAACATTGTTTTGCTGATCATCATCCCTTTGTAGAAACTGACCTACAGTTTGATGATGATCTGGCAATTATTATGACGGAGAAAGACGCGGTAAAAATTCGTTGCTTACCGCGTACATCCAATAGCTGGTATTTACCAGTGAGTGCGAACATTGAGGGTGAGTTGCTAACTGATGTGGTCGCAACCCTTAAACGGCTTGCTGCTGTTAACAAGGAGCCCGAATGA
- a CDS encoding MotA/TolQ/ExbB proton channel family protein — MFELIKAGGWLMLPIMLCSIAAVAICIERYLALNPAKIAPPHLLAQVWGWIKNNQVTADKLRELKQSSPLGRILAAGLSNSRHGRDVMKESIQEAASHVVHDLERYLNTLGTIAAVAPLLGLLGTVIGMIKVFTEIMLQGTGNAGVLAGGISEALITTAAGLSVAIPALIMHRFYSRRIDNVVVTLEQETIKLVDALHGERKVDIKSS; from the coding sequence GTGTTTGAACTGATAAAGGCGGGTGGCTGGTTAATGCTGCCGATCATGCTTTGTTCGATAGCCGCAGTGGCGATTTGTATTGAACGCTATCTGGCTCTTAATCCGGCAAAAATTGCACCTCCACACCTTCTGGCCCAAGTCTGGGGCTGGATCAAAAATAATCAGGTGACCGCTGATAAATTGCGAGAGTTAAAACAGTCTTCGCCATTGGGCCGTATATTGGCTGCTGGCCTGAGTAATTCACGCCATGGTCGTGACGTCATGAAAGAAAGTATTCAGGAGGCGGCCAGTCATGTAGTCCATGATCTGGAACGCTACCTCAATACGTTGGGTACCATCGCGGCGGTTGCGCCTTTACTGGGCTTGTTAGGTACGGTCATCGGCATGATTAAAGTATTCACCGAGATCATGTTGCAAGGTACCGGCAATGCCGGTGTATTGGCTGGTGGTATTTCAGAGGCGCTGATTACCACGGCGGCGGGTTTGAGTGTCGCGATCCCGGCATTGATTATGCACCGGTTTTATTCCCGTCGTATTGATAACGTTGTTGTAACGTTGGAGCAGGAAACTATTAAGTTGGTGGATGCTCTTCATGGCGAACGCAAAGTCGATATCAAATCCAGTTAA
- a CDS encoding low molecular weight protein-tyrosine-phosphatase: MPRINVLFVCLGNICRSPTAHGVFQQHIRASKLEHVISVDSAGTGDWHVGKAPDQRSVKAAATRGYDLSALRARQVCAQDFYDFDYILAMDNSNLSDLQTLQPNDSRASLSLLLSYGDVAVAEVPDPYYGAGDGFQTVLDLIEQASSALLQQIINDHQLVQD, translated from the coding sequence ATGCCTCGAATTAACGTACTGTTTGTTTGTCTGGGGAATATTTGTCGTTCACCCACTGCGCACGGGGTGTTTCAGCAACACATACGAGCCAGTAAGCTAGAGCATGTGATCAGTGTGGACTCAGCGGGCACGGGCGACTGGCATGTCGGTAAAGCGCCGGATCAGCGTTCTGTGAAAGCCGCTGCGACACGTGGCTATGATTTATCGGCTTTGCGTGCCAGACAAGTATGCGCTCAGGATTTTTACGACTTTGATTATATTTTGGCAATGGATAATAGTAACTTAAGTGATTTGCAAACCTTACAGCCTAATGATAGTCGTGCGTCACTTTCATTATTGCTGAGTTATGGGGATGTCGCCGTCGCCGAAGTGCCAGATCCATACTATGGTGCCGGGGATGGTTTTCAAACAGTGCTGGATTTAATAGAGCAAGCGAGTAGCGCGTTATTGCAACAAATTATTAACGACCATCAGTTGGTACAGGATTAA
- a CDS encoding alpha-ketoglutarate-dependent dioxygenase AlkB yields MQPSLFATDNSQFDLPDAELHYTDNFIAEQALIYQQLLAQLEWRQDTIKMYGRRVKIPRLNAWYGDVDAHYGYSGLALQPRPWQPLLLALKQQLEDFTGEQFNSVLANYYRDGNDSVAWHSDDEKELGVNPVIASLSFGASRQFSLRHKSLKQFAPIHIDLAGGSLLLMAGTTQRYWQHQVAKTSGQVGARINLTFRRIV; encoded by the coding sequence ATGCAGCCCAGTTTGTTTGCGACTGATAATTCCCAGTTTGATCTGCCTGATGCCGAGCTGCACTACACGGATAATTTCATTGCCGAGCAAGCCCTGATCTATCAACAGTTGTTAGCCCAACTTGAATGGCGGCAAGATACTATCAAAATGTACGGTCGGCGAGTAAAAATCCCACGGCTCAATGCCTGGTATGGGGATGTTGATGCGCACTACGGGTATTCGGGCTTGGCGTTGCAGCCCCGGCCCTGGCAGCCGTTATTACTAGCACTCAAGCAACAGCTAGAAGATTTTACCGGCGAACAATTTAATAGTGTGCTGGCCAATTATTATCGCGACGGCAATGACAGTGTCGCTTGGCATAGCGATGATGAAAAAGAATTGGGTGTTAATCCTGTTATTGCCTCTTTGAGTTTTGGCGCCAGTCGCCAGTTTTCGCTGCGGCATAAATCATTAAAACAATTTGCGCCAATACATATTGATTTGGCCGGTGGTTCTTTATTGTTGATGGCGGGTACAACGCAACGTTATTGGCAGCATCAAGTGGCGAAAACGTCTGGCCAGGTCGGCGCTCGTATCAATCTAACATTTCGCCGCATTGTTTGA